A genomic window from Equus caballus isolate H_3958 breed thoroughbred chromosome 5, TB-T2T, whole genome shotgun sequence includes:
- the MFSD14A gene encoding hippocampus abundant transcript 1 protein isoform X3, protein MNGLIQGVKGLLSFLSAPLIGALSDVWGRKSFLLLTVFFTCAPIPLMKISPWWYFAVISVSGVFAVTFSVVFAYVADITQEHERSMAYGLVSATFAASLVTSPAIGAYLGRVYGDSLVVVLATAIALLDICFILVAVPESLPEKMRPASWGAPISWEQADPFASLKKVGQDSIVLLICITVFLSYLPEAGQYSSFFLYLRQIMKFSQESVAAFIAVLGILSIIAQTIVLSLLMRSIGNKNTILLGLGFQILQLAWYGFGSEPWMMWAAGAVAAMSSITFPAVSALVSRTADADQQGVVQGMITGIRGLCNGLGPALYGFIFYIFHVELKELPMTGTDLGTNTSPQHHFEQNSIIPGPPFLFGACSVLLALLVALFIPEHTNLSLRSSSWRKHCGSHSHPHSTQAPGEAKEPLLQDTNV, encoded by the exons ATGAATGGCCTAATTCAAGGAGTAAAG gGTTTGTTGTCATTCCTCAGTGCCCCACTTATTGGTGCTCTTTCTGATGTTTGGGGCCGAAAATCCTTCTTGCTGCTAACAGTGTTTTTCACATGTGCCCCAATTCCTTTAATGAAGATCAGCCCATG GTGGTACTTTGCAGTTATCTCTGTTTCTGGGGTTTTTGCAGTGACTTTCTCCGTGGTATTTGCATATGTAGCAGATATAACCCAAGAACATGAGAGGAGCATGGCATATGGACTG GTTTCAGCAACATTTGCTGCAAGTTTGGTAACCAGCCCTGCAATTGGAGCTTACCTTGGGCGAGTGTATGGGGACAGCTTAGTGGTGGTCCTGGCTACAGCGATAGCTTTGCTAGATATTTGTTTTATCCTTGTTGCTGTGCCAGAGTCACTGCCTGAGAAGATGCGGCCGGCGTCTTGGGGAGCGCCCATTTCCTGGGAACAGGCTGACCCCTTTGCA TCCTTAAAAAAAGTGGGCCAAGATTCCATAGTGCTGCTCATCTGCATTACGGTGTTTCTCTCCTACCTGCCGGAGGCAGGCCAATATTCCAGCTTTTTTTTATACCTCAGACAG ATAATGAAATTTTCACAAGAAAGTGTTGCAGCATTTATTGCAGTCCTTGGCATTCTTTCCATTATTGCCCAG acCATAGTCTTGAGTTTACTTATGAGGTCAATTGGAAATAAGAACACCATTTTATTGGGTCTGGGATTTCAAATATTACAGCTGGCATGGTATGGCTTCGGTTCAGAACCTTG GATGATGTGGGCTGCTGGGGCCGTGGCGGCCATGTCTAGCATTACCTTCCCAGCTGTCAGCGCACTCGTTTCACGGACTGCTGATGCTGATCAACAAG GTGTCGTTCAAGGGATGATAACCGGAATTCGAGGATTGTGCAATGGTCTGGGACCAGCTCTTTATGGATTCATTTTCTACATATTTCATGTAGAACTTAAAGAACTGCCAATGACAGGAACAGACTTGGGAACAAACACTAGCCCACAGCACCACTTTGAACAG aaTTCCATCATCCCTGGCCCCCCCTTCCTCTTTGGAGCCTGTTCGGTACTGCTGGCTCTGCTTGTTGCCTTGTTTATTCCAGAACATACCAATTTAAGCTTAAGGTCGAGCAGTTGGCGAAAGCACTGTGGCAGTCACAGCCATCC
- the MFSD14A gene encoding hippocampus abundant transcript 1 protein isoform X1 — protein MTQGKKKKRAANRSIMLAKKIIIKDGGTPQGIGSPSVYHAVIVIFLEFFAWGLLTAPTLVVLHETFPKHTFLMNGLIQGVKGLLSFLSAPLIGALSDVWGRKSFLLLTVFFTCAPIPLMKISPWWYFAVISVSGVFAVTFSVVFAYVADITQEHERSMAYGLVSATFAASLVTSPAIGAYLGRVYGDSLVVVLATAIALLDICFILVAVPESLPEKMRPASWGAPISWEQADPFASLKKVGQDSIVLLICITVFLSYLPEAGQYSSFFLYLRQIMKFSQESVAAFIAVLGILSIIAQTIVLSLLMRSIGNKNTILLGLGFQILQLAWYGFGSEPWMMWAAGAVAAMSSITFPAVSALVSRTADADQQGVVQGMITGIRGLCNGLGPALYGFIFYIFHVELKELPMTGTDLGTNTSPQHHFEQNSIIPGPPFLFGACSVLLALLVALFIPEHTNLSLRSSSWRKHCGSHSHPHSTQAPGEAKEPLLQDTNV, from the exons ATGACccaggggaagaagaagaaacggGCCGCGAACCGCAGTATCATGCTGGCCAAGAAGATCATCATTAAGGACGGAGGCACG CCTCAAGGAATAGGTTCTCCTAGTGTTTATCATGCGGTTATCGTCATCTTTTTGGAGTTTTTTGCTTGGGGATTATTGACAGCACCCACCTTGGTG gtattACATGAAACCTTCCCTAAACATACATTTCTGATGAATGGCCTAATTCAAGGAGTAAAG gGTTTGTTGTCATTCCTCAGTGCCCCACTTATTGGTGCTCTTTCTGATGTTTGGGGCCGAAAATCCTTCTTGCTGCTAACAGTGTTTTTCACATGTGCCCCAATTCCTTTAATGAAGATCAGCCCATG GTGGTACTTTGCAGTTATCTCTGTTTCTGGGGTTTTTGCAGTGACTTTCTCCGTGGTATTTGCATATGTAGCAGATATAACCCAAGAACATGAGAGGAGCATGGCATATGGACTG GTTTCAGCAACATTTGCTGCAAGTTTGGTAACCAGCCCTGCAATTGGAGCTTACCTTGGGCGAGTGTATGGGGACAGCTTAGTGGTGGTCCTGGCTACAGCGATAGCTTTGCTAGATATTTGTTTTATCCTTGTTGCTGTGCCAGAGTCACTGCCTGAGAAGATGCGGCCGGCGTCTTGGGGAGCGCCCATTTCCTGGGAACAGGCTGACCCCTTTGCA TCCTTAAAAAAAGTGGGCCAAGATTCCATAGTGCTGCTCATCTGCATTACGGTGTTTCTCTCCTACCTGCCGGAGGCAGGCCAATATTCCAGCTTTTTTTTATACCTCAGACAG ATAATGAAATTTTCACAAGAAAGTGTTGCAGCATTTATTGCAGTCCTTGGCATTCTTTCCATTATTGCCCAG acCATAGTCTTGAGTTTACTTATGAGGTCAATTGGAAATAAGAACACCATTTTATTGGGTCTGGGATTTCAAATATTACAGCTGGCATGGTATGGCTTCGGTTCAGAACCTTG GATGATGTGGGCTGCTGGGGCCGTGGCGGCCATGTCTAGCATTACCTTCCCAGCTGTCAGCGCACTCGTTTCACGGACTGCTGATGCTGATCAACAAG GTGTCGTTCAAGGGATGATAACCGGAATTCGAGGATTGTGCAATGGTCTGGGACCAGCTCTTTATGGATTCATTTTCTACATATTTCATGTAGAACTTAAAGAACTGCCAATGACAGGAACAGACTTGGGAACAAACACTAGCCCACAGCACCACTTTGAACAG aaTTCCATCATCCCTGGCCCCCCCTTCCTCTTTGGAGCCTGTTCGGTACTGCTGGCTCTGCTTGTTGCCTTGTTTATTCCAGAACATACCAATTTAAGCTTAAGGTCGAGCAGTTGGCGAAAGCACTGTGGCAGTCACAGCCATCC
- the MFSD14A gene encoding hippocampus abundant transcript 1 protein isoform X2, which produces MTQGKKKKRAANRSIMLAKKIIIKDGGTVLHETFPKHTFLMNGLIQGVKGLLSFLSAPLIGALSDVWGRKSFLLLTVFFTCAPIPLMKISPWWYFAVISVSGVFAVTFSVVFAYVADITQEHERSMAYGLVSATFAASLVTSPAIGAYLGRVYGDSLVVVLATAIALLDICFILVAVPESLPEKMRPASWGAPISWEQADPFASLKKVGQDSIVLLICITVFLSYLPEAGQYSSFFLYLRQIMKFSQESVAAFIAVLGILSIIAQTIVLSLLMRSIGNKNTILLGLGFQILQLAWYGFGSEPWMMWAAGAVAAMSSITFPAVSALVSRTADADQQGVVQGMITGIRGLCNGLGPALYGFIFYIFHVELKELPMTGTDLGTNTSPQHHFEQNSIIPGPPFLFGACSVLLALLVALFIPEHTNLSLRSSSWRKHCGSHSHPHSTQAPGEAKEPLLQDTNV; this is translated from the exons ATGACccaggggaagaagaagaaacggGCCGCGAACCGCAGTATCATGCTGGCCAAGAAGATCATCATTAAGGACGGAGGCACG gtattACATGAAACCTTCCCTAAACATACATTTCTGATGAATGGCCTAATTCAAGGAGTAAAG gGTTTGTTGTCATTCCTCAGTGCCCCACTTATTGGTGCTCTTTCTGATGTTTGGGGCCGAAAATCCTTCTTGCTGCTAACAGTGTTTTTCACATGTGCCCCAATTCCTTTAATGAAGATCAGCCCATG GTGGTACTTTGCAGTTATCTCTGTTTCTGGGGTTTTTGCAGTGACTTTCTCCGTGGTATTTGCATATGTAGCAGATATAACCCAAGAACATGAGAGGAGCATGGCATATGGACTG GTTTCAGCAACATTTGCTGCAAGTTTGGTAACCAGCCCTGCAATTGGAGCTTACCTTGGGCGAGTGTATGGGGACAGCTTAGTGGTGGTCCTGGCTACAGCGATAGCTTTGCTAGATATTTGTTTTATCCTTGTTGCTGTGCCAGAGTCACTGCCTGAGAAGATGCGGCCGGCGTCTTGGGGAGCGCCCATTTCCTGGGAACAGGCTGACCCCTTTGCA TCCTTAAAAAAAGTGGGCCAAGATTCCATAGTGCTGCTCATCTGCATTACGGTGTTTCTCTCCTACCTGCCGGAGGCAGGCCAATATTCCAGCTTTTTTTTATACCTCAGACAG ATAATGAAATTTTCACAAGAAAGTGTTGCAGCATTTATTGCAGTCCTTGGCATTCTTTCCATTATTGCCCAG acCATAGTCTTGAGTTTACTTATGAGGTCAATTGGAAATAAGAACACCATTTTATTGGGTCTGGGATTTCAAATATTACAGCTGGCATGGTATGGCTTCGGTTCAGAACCTTG GATGATGTGGGCTGCTGGGGCCGTGGCGGCCATGTCTAGCATTACCTTCCCAGCTGTCAGCGCACTCGTTTCACGGACTGCTGATGCTGATCAACAAG GTGTCGTTCAAGGGATGATAACCGGAATTCGAGGATTGTGCAATGGTCTGGGACCAGCTCTTTATGGATTCATTTTCTACATATTTCATGTAGAACTTAAAGAACTGCCAATGACAGGAACAGACTTGGGAACAAACACTAGCCCACAGCACCACTTTGAACAG aaTTCCATCATCCCTGGCCCCCCCTTCCTCTTTGGAGCCTGTTCGGTACTGCTGGCTCTGCTTGTTGCCTTGTTTATTCCAGAACATACCAATTTAAGCTTAAGGTCGAGCAGTTGGCGAAAGCACTGTGGCAGTCACAGCCATCC